A genomic window from Salvia hispanica cultivar TCC Black 2014 chromosome 5, UniMelb_Shisp_WGS_1.0, whole genome shotgun sequence includes:
- the LOC125189868 gene encoding uncharacterized protein LOC125189868: protein MFEAWERFNALLKKCPNHGLSPGHQVSLFYNGCLEFIKSQLDFGSGGSFLDKGVEECKKMFQRLAYTSKSWSSGRDGSMPVASVVDSDAFNLLNQQMMILNQKVDSISLGMASNVEPQSTVEDVNYVHQGGNQGGNQRNFYNYRPNNGGGNYLPSFNAHPNLSYGKPNNAIQPSGVNNAPSTSKSSSDVTNELLKALMEKTDGIMEHSTKRIDKVETAVVEVTKRMGALEHQMSQIAQSMGQLHQPGQFPSNTISNPKDCKTINLRSGTSYGGSSMPEKEAIVQPEEEEEIEMETPPESSPKVQPEIIVPPKPMEVKLPFPQMIQKKKKDEQFSRFLDIFRKVQINIPLVEALQQMPSYAKFLKDVVSQKRKWGHYETVNLTESCGAIIQKKLPAKKSDPGSFTIECTIGNCFVENALCDLGASINLMPLYFFNKLIIGKLKSTSITL from the coding sequence ATGTTTGAAGCATGGGAGAGATTCAATGCTTTGTTGAAGAAGTGTCCTAACCATGGGTTATCTCCGGGCCATCAAGTGAGCCTTTTCTACAATGGATGCTTGGAATTTATCAAAAGTCAACTAGACTTTGGTTCGGGGGGATCATTCTTGGACAAGGGGGTCGAAGAGTGCAAGAAGATGTTTCAAAGGCTTGCATACACTAGCAAGAGTTGGAGTTCGGGTCGAGATGGCTCAATGCCGGTAGCTTCGGTTGTCGATTCGGATGCATTCAATCTCCTCAACCAACAAATGATGATTCTCAATCAAAAGGTGGATAGCATAAGTTTGGGGATGGCATCCAATGTAGAGCCTCAATCTACCGTAGAAGATGTTAATTATGTGCATCAAGGGGGAAACCAAGGAGGAAATCAAAGGAACTTCTACAATTATCGCCCCAACAATGGGGGTGGTAATTACCTTCCATCCTTCAATGCACATCCAAACCTTTCTTATGGGAAACCGAATAATGCTATTCAACCAAGTGGGGTTAACAATGCACCTAGCACTTCAAAGTCTTCAAGTGATGTTACCAATGAGCTTCTAAAAGCTTTGATGGAGAAGACCGATGGGATTATGGAACACTCCACCAAGAGAATTGATAAAGTTGAGACGGCGGTAGTAGAAGTTACTAAAAGAATGGGGGCCTTGGAGCACCAAATGAGTCAAATTGCTCAATCCATGGGTCAACTTCATCAACCGGGACAATTTCCAAGCAACACTATTTCTAACCCAAAAGATTGCAAGACAATTAATTTGAGGAGTGGAACAAGCTATGGGGGTTCCTCTATGCCCGAAAAGGAAGCTATTGTTCAacccgaagaagaagaggaaatagAGATGGAAACACCACCGGAGAGCTCGCCTAAGGTTCAACCCGAGATAATTGTTCCTCCCAAACCCATGGAAGTTAAGCTTCCCTTTCCTCAAATGatacaaaagaagaagaaggatgaaCAATTTTCAAGATTCTTGGATATCTTTAGGAAAGTTCAAATCAACATCCCTCTTGTTGAAGCACTTCAACAAATGCCGAGCTATGCAAAGTTCCTCAAGGATGTTGTCTCACAAAAGAGGAAATGGGGGCATTATGAGACGGTCAACTTGACGGAGAGTTGTGGTGCAATTATTCAAAAGAAGTTACCGGCCAAGAAGTCGGATCCGGGGAGCTTTACTATTGAGTGCACTATTGGAAATTGCTTTGTGGAGAATGCCTTGTGCGATCTAGGTGCTAGCATCAATCTTATGCCATTGTActttttcaacaagttgaTTATTGGCAAGTTGAAGTCCACTAGCATTACTTTGTAA